A genomic window from Planococcus rifietoensis includes:
- a CDS encoding cytochrome P450 — MKVKHPIPKAKELDNTLSLLGEGFDFLPGRRKELGSDIFETRLLGKKVVCMAGEEAAELFYNNDYFKRSGAAPLPLEQTLFGRGAVHGRDGEDHHQQKRMFLSMMTPERLEDAKRMVIQELETKAEQWEQMDEVVLLDEIEEIFTRSMIHWAGLPMKESEVKQRTWELVTMVDSFGLTEGRYLEGMKARNAHEDWLKKIIKQIRKGEYNPPAYTAAYIVAHHRTPNGKLLDLETAAVDLNNAYRPMIATAYFIVFGVMAMHENPVTRGKLQADENNYSHNFAQEVRRYYPFAPVMAAISKKDFNWNGVHFKKDMRVILDLYGTNHHPDSWDNADEFIPERFSTWNGSPFSFIPQGGGDHHTGHRCAGEWMTVMYMQSIFKYFAENLKYSVPEQDLSYDMSRMPTMPKSRLILKDVQKLKNRPDNVFYHEQKNTTVQSGCPFH; from the coding sequence ATGAAAGTGAAGCACCCGATCCCGAAAGCAAAAGAATTGGACAATACCCTATCCCTTCTCGGAGAAGGATTTGATTTCCTGCCTGGCCGCCGCAAAGAGCTGGGTTCGGATATTTTTGAAACCCGCCTGCTCGGGAAAAAGGTAGTGTGCATGGCCGGCGAAGAAGCGGCTGAACTGTTCTACAATAATGATTATTTCAAGCGCAGCGGCGCAGCGCCGCTTCCGCTTGAGCAAACGCTATTCGGGCGAGGTGCGGTCCACGGCCGCGACGGCGAAGACCATCACCAACAAAAGCGCATGTTCCTGTCGATGATGACACCTGAACGTTTAGAAGATGCCAAACGCATGGTAATCCAAGAACTTGAAACAAAGGCCGAACAATGGGAGCAGATGGACGAAGTTGTCCTATTGGATGAAATCGAAGAAATCTTCACGCGCTCCATGATCCACTGGGCTGGTTTGCCGATGAAAGAAAGCGAAGTCAAGCAGCGCACATGGGAACTCGTGACGATGGTCGATTCATTCGGCCTTACTGAAGGACGCTACCTTGAAGGCATGAAAGCGCGCAATGCGCACGAAGACTGGCTGAAAAAAATCATCAAGCAAATCCGCAAAGGCGAATACAATCCGCCGGCCTATACGGCAGCGTATATAGTCGCCCACCACCGGACACCGAACGGCAAGCTGCTCGACCTCGAGACGGCAGCTGTCGACTTGAATAACGCCTACCGCCCGATGATTGCTACAGCTTACTTTATCGTCTTCGGCGTCATGGCGATGCACGAAAACCCAGTCACGCGTGGCAAACTCCAAGCAGACGAAAACAATTACAGCCACAATTTCGCCCAGGAAGTGCGCCGTTATTATCCGTTCGCACCGGTCATGGCAGCGATCTCCAAAAAAGATTTCAACTGGAACGGCGTTCACTTCAAAAAAGACATGCGCGTCATTCTGGACCTTTATGGCACGAACCATCACCCGGATTCTTGGGACAACGCTGATGAATTCATCCCAGAACGTTTCAGCACATGGAACGGCAGCCCATTTTCTTTCATTCCGCAAGGAGGCGGCGACCACCATACCGGACACCGCTGCGCAGGCGAATGGATGACGGTCATGTATATGCAATCAATCTTCAAATATTTTGCGGAGAACTTGAAATACAGCGTGCCTGAACAAGACTTGTCCTACGACATGTCCCGCATGCCAACTATGCCAAAAAGCCGCTTAATCTTAAAAGACGTGCAAAAACTGAAAAACCGCCCAGACAATGTGTTCTATCACGAACAGAAGAACACAACTGTTCAATCAGGGTGCCCATTCCATTAA
- a CDS encoding phosphotransferase family protein, protein MTNGFGGLSRQALDWVESKWQGAVLEEAVPLEGGTSSLLYEIRASKDGEQQSVVLRLHHKGEWLDQEPDLARHEAMSLELAEKSGIAAPRILAFDESGEACGMPAVLMTKVPGAVILPPAYDAAWLDGLAGTLAEIHRHKAEGFPYEYFAYNDARRLERPKWSRVEGDWMRAFYIVAAGGPPVEYCLIHRDYHPGNILWEEGRVSSVVDWVNTCRGPAGVDVGHCRVNLAQLYGTRIANEFLDAYERHAGESFVYDPYWDLLSLIDTLDGKPAVYPGWKTFGMAGLSDELVRYRLDEYLMSLMDRFDDF, encoded by the coding sequence ATGACAAATGGATTCGGCGGCTTATCCCGCCAGGCACTCGATTGGGTCGAGTCGAAATGGCAAGGCGCTGTGCTAGAAGAAGCTGTTCCCTTAGAAGGCGGGACTTCTTCACTGCTTTACGAAATTCGCGCAAGCAAAGACGGAGAGCAGCAGAGTGTCGTTTTGCGGCTTCACCATAAAGGGGAGTGGCTAGACCAGGAACCGGACTTGGCGAGGCATGAAGCGATGAGCCTGGAGCTTGCAGAAAAATCGGGCATTGCCGCTCCGCGTATTTTGGCGTTTGACGAAAGCGGTGAAGCGTGCGGCATGCCGGCTGTACTGATGACGAAAGTTCCGGGAGCGGTCATCTTGCCTCCTGCGTACGATGCGGCTTGGCTTGACGGGCTTGCTGGAACACTCGCGGAAATACACCGCCACAAAGCAGAAGGCTTTCCTTATGAATATTTTGCCTATAACGATGCTAGACGCCTCGAGCGGCCGAAATGGTCGCGCGTGGAAGGCGATTGGATGCGCGCATTCTATATTGTGGCTGCAGGCGGGCCACCGGTTGAATATTGCTTGATTCATCGCGATTATCACCCGGGAAATATTCTATGGGAAGAGGGGCGTGTCAGCAGCGTCGTCGATTGGGTGAATACATGCCGGGGGCCTGCGGGTGTCGATGTTGGGCATTGCCGTGTCAACTTAGCGCAGCTTTACGGCACACGCATCGCCAACGAATTTTTGGATGCTTACGAACGCCATGCCGGTGAATCGTTTGTGTACGATCCATATTGGGATTTGCTGTCACTGATCGATACCTTGGATGGCAAGCCGGCAGTCTACCCTGGATGGAAGACGTTTGGCATGGCCGGTTTATCCGATGAATTGGTCCGTTACCGCTTGGATGAGTATTTGATGAGCTTGATGGACCGCTTCGATGATTTCTAA
- a CDS encoding TraR/DksA C4-type zinc finger protein, whose product MTDEQQKNLKQELEAQLKSLEERMEQTEEFETSELSNYDNHPGDNATDLYDQERGMAMEQFKEEEHEDVLAALKAIEDGTYGTCAVCGKDIPYERLEAMPTALTCIDHADHSLDLESRPSEEDVIGSSTDRPAKTEDSRIRDYDNSFEDVENFGSSDGPQDQPGEDQEDFYKDDEAEEDEQFK is encoded by the coding sequence ATGACGGACGAACAGCAAAAGAACTTGAAGCAAGAACTCGAAGCGCAATTGAAATCGCTCGAGGAACGGATGGAACAAACAGAGGAATTCGAAACTAGCGAACTATCCAATTACGATAATCACCCGGGCGATAACGCCACTGATCTGTATGACCAGGAACGCGGGATGGCGATGGAGCAGTTCAAGGAAGAAGAGCATGAAGACGTGCTCGCGGCGTTGAAAGCCATTGAAGACGGAACTTACGGCACATGTGCAGTGTGCGGCAAAGACATTCCGTATGAGCGGTTGGAAGCCATGCCGACCGCACTGACTTGCATCGACCACGCCGACCACAGCTTGGATTTGGAAAGCCGCCCATCAGAAGAAGATGTCATCGGCTCGTCGACAGACCGCCCGGCCAAAACGGAAGATAGCCGAATCCGCGATTACGACAACAGCTTTGAAGATGTCGAGAATTTCGGTTCCTCGGATGGCCCTCAAGACCAACCAGGGGAAGACCAGGAAGATTTCTACAAGGACGACGAGGCAGAGGAAGACGAACAATTTAAATAA
- a CDS encoding DUF4440 domain-containing protein — MESLHKQFLDLENSHLAPAARESNRNMAEILDDEFFEFGISGGICQRSDFNGDYALQEDDYHISRFEAKSLGPESVLTIYVLENRTTGVWSHRSSIWKKRADGWKLFFHQGTKTDGFKKWE, encoded by the coding sequence ATGGAAAGCTTGCATAAACAATTTCTAGATTTAGAGAACAGCCATTTGGCGCCGGCTGCCAGGGAGTCGAACCGCAACATGGCAGAAATATTGGATGACGAGTTTTTTGAATTCGGCATCTCCGGCGGGATTTGCCAGCGTTCCGATTTTAACGGAGACTATGCTTTGCAAGAAGATGACTATCACATTTCCCGCTTTGAAGCAAAATCTCTGGGGCCGGAGTCGGTTCTGACAATATATGTCTTGGAGAACCGGACAACAGGGGTATGGAGCCACCGCAGTTCAATATGGAAAAAACGCGCGGACGGTTGGAAGCTATTCTTCCACCAAGGAACGAAGACAGATGGTTTCAAGAAATGGGAATAG
- a CDS encoding thiol-disulfide oxidoreductase DCC family protein: MEHAIVLFDGDCNFCDSSVQFIINHDPAGYFQFASLQSEIGQELSKKHNVPDDVDSLVLIEGGEAYVKSEGALKISHHLTGLWKLAYHLQPFPRVLRDGAYDVIAKNRYKVFGKLDSCMLPPPHIRKRFLDQF; this comes from the coding sequence ATGGAGCATGCGATTGTGTTATTCGATGGAGATTGCAATTTCTGCGATTCCAGCGTTCAGTTCATCATCAATCATGACCCGGCAGGTTATTTTCAATTCGCTTCCCTGCAAAGCGAGATCGGACAGGAGCTTTCCAAAAAGCACAATGTGCCCGACGACGTCGACAGCCTGGTGTTGATTGAAGGCGGCGAAGCGTATGTGAAGTCAGAAGGTGCGCTCAAGATTTCACATCATTTGACGGGGCTTTGGAAATTGGCGTATCACCTACAGCCATTCCCGCGTGTACTTCGTGACGGCGCATACGACGTCATCGCAAAAAACCGCTATAAAGTATTCGGCAAGCTCGACAGCTGCATGCTGCCGCCTCCGCATATCCGCAAGCGTTTTTTGGATCAGTTTTAA
- a CDS encoding STAS domain-containing protein produces MVRGNLEKIRDFSDFDEAASYILQILSKQAGMNSFYIAKQEGGVQKIVKVHNTKHHLIEEGEASPLPCMLSALSVEHGAQALIIEHIGEHELTRSLGIADGFEAGCFIGVPIFYEDGSSYGTVCGLDDGPCELSADLPFIFETLATLLTYVLELERAYGEIESLAAPMVPIVGKVAILPIIGEVRALRAQAIIDHAMHGCAEKGIEVLVIDVSGVSQINSQVGEYLLKLVKVLGLIGVQPVVTGIQPFMALKVPHFAEALKGTMIEANLETALKRLGFSFEKN; encoded by the coding sequence ATGGTGAGAGGAAATCTGGAGAAAATAAGGGATTTCAGTGATTTCGATGAAGCGGCTTCATATATTCTCCAAATTCTCAGCAAGCAAGCAGGCATGAACAGCTTCTATATCGCAAAGCAGGAGGGCGGCGTCCAAAAGATCGTCAAGGTACATAATACGAAGCACCATTTAATTGAAGAAGGCGAAGCATCCCCGCTGCCATGCATGTTGTCGGCTTTGAGCGTCGAGCATGGCGCACAGGCATTGATCATTGAACATATCGGAGAGCATGAATTGACACGATCTCTAGGAATTGCGGATGGATTCGAAGCAGGTTGTTTTATCGGCGTGCCAATTTTTTATGAGGACGGCTCAAGCTATGGCACCGTTTGCGGTCTCGACGATGGCCCATGCGAGCTGTCGGCGGATTTGCCGTTCATTTTTGAAACCCTCGCTACTTTATTGACGTACGTCTTGGAACTGGAACGGGCATACGGGGAAATTGAATCGCTGGCTGCGCCGATGGTCCCCATTGTCGGGAAAGTGGCAATTTTGCCGATCATCGGCGAAGTCAGGGCATTGAGGGCACAGGCGATCATCGACCATGCCATGCACGGTTGTGCAGAGAAAGGCATCGAAGTACTGGTGATCGATGTATCCGGTGTATCGCAGATCAACTCACAAGTCGGTGAATATTTATTGAAACTCGTGAAGGTGTTGGGCTTGATCGGCGTCCAGCCGGTCGTGACAGGCATCCAGCCTTTTATGGCGTTGAAAGTCCCCCATTTCGCCGAGGCCTTGAAAGGAACGATGATCGAAGCGAATCTTGAGACGGCGCTCAAGCGGCTCGGGTTTAGCTTCGAAAAAAATTGA